Proteins co-encoded in one Paracrocinitomix mangrovi genomic window:
- a CDS encoding type B 50S ribosomal protein L31, whose product MKKGIHPEDYRLVIFRDMTNGYSFLCNSCAPAKETDKWEDGNEYPLVKLDISSESHPFFTGKMQFVDTAGRIDKFKNRYGDRKKA is encoded by the coding sequence ATGAAAAAGGGAATTCACCCAGAGGATTATAGATTAGTGATTTTTAGAGACATGACAAATGGTTACTCGTTTTTATGTAACTCATGTGCACCTGCAAAAGAAACTGATAAATGGGAAGACGGAAACGAATATCCATTAGTAAAATTGGATATCTCATCTGAATCTCACCCATTCTTTACCGGAAAAATGCAATTCGTTGATACTGCCGGTAGAATTGATAAGTTCAAAAACAGATACGGAGATCGCAAGAAAGCTTAA
- a CDS encoding putative sugar nucleotidyl transferase produces the protein MNLIFDDNQLHIDLAPLTLTRPVSEIRMGILTNTESWKRQLAAFIPIEEIEYKTENYLYSKFRESQSFGVKIAANIFPTPELAKLVAGLEKEESLYVNGHWVATHGIAQLKKREVTIDDDQFIRITKPWHIFQQNGKAIQIDFDLITKGRTTQQLSSTNQVIGNGEIFIEEGAVVECCILNTSKGPIYIGKDAEIMEGSIVRGPFAMEEHAVVKMGAKLYGDSTIGPYCKVGGEIANSIFFGYSNKGHDGYMGNSVIGEWCNFGADTNTSNLKNNYSNVRFYSYETQAMEETDVQFCGVIMGDHSKTGINTMLNTATFVGVSANIFGAGFPNKYIPSFSWGGTKDYNDRFELEKVYEVAENMMGRRSVELTEGDKSILKYLFDHLA, from the coding sequence ATGAATTTAATCTTTGATGACAATCAGCTTCACATTGATTTGGCCCCTTTAACACTTACAAGACCTGTAAGCGAAATTAGAATGGGGATATTAACCAATACCGAATCATGGAAAAGACAATTAGCGGCTTTTATACCAATTGAAGAGATTGAATATAAAACAGAAAATTACCTGTATTCAAAGTTTAGAGAATCTCAATCGTTTGGTGTTAAAATTGCGGCAAATATTTTTCCTACACCCGAACTAGCAAAACTGGTTGCCGGATTAGAAAAAGAAGAATCACTTTATGTTAATGGGCATTGGGTAGCTACCCATGGCATAGCACAACTTAAGAAACGTGAAGTCACAATTGATGATGATCAGTTCATTCGCATTACTAAACCTTGGCACATTTTTCAACAAAACGGAAAAGCCATACAAATTGACTTTGATCTCATCACCAAAGGAAGAACTACTCAACAACTAAGCAGTACCAATCAAGTAATTGGAAACGGAGAAATTTTCATTGAAGAGGGTGCGGTAGTTGAATGTTGCATTTTAAATACTTCAAAAGGACCTATTTATATAGGAAAAGATGCAGAGATTATGGAGGGCAGCATTGTGCGCGGACCATTTGCAATGGAAGAACATGCTGTTGTAAAAATGGGTGCCAAACTTTACGGTGATTCCACTATCGGCCCTTACTGTAAAGTAGGTGGAGAAATTGCAAACTCAATATTCTTTGGTTATTCAAACAAAGGACATGACGGTTATATGGGCAATTCCGTTATTGGCGAATGGTGCAATTTTGGAGCAGATACAAATACTTCTAATCTCAAAAATAATTATTCCAATGTCAGATTCTATTCTTATGAAACTCAAGCAATGGAAGAAACAGACGTACAGTTTTGTGGGGTAATAATGGGAGATCATTCAAAAACAGGAATCAATACTATGCTTAATACTGCAACATTTGTTGGAGTTAGTGCCAACATATTTGGAGCAGGTTTTCCTAACAAGTACATCCCTTCATTTAGTTGGGGAGGTACTAAAGATTACAATGACAGATTTGAACTTGAAAAGGTATACGAAGTTGCAGAAAACATGATGGGTCGAAGATCAGTTGAATTGACTGAAGGTGACAAATCTATCCTTAAATACTTATTTGATCATCTGGCATAA
- the lon gene encoding endopeptidase La, whose amino-acid sequence MSDKFEVDFFDLTNIIDQDSEFIPLISEEEEDNMNREEVPDVLSILPLRNNVLFPGVVIPITVGRDKSIKLIEDAYNTNKTIGVVAQKKASIEDPDILDFNKIGTVAHIIKRLKMPDGSTTVIIQGKRRFEVGDFVQTDPYFKAEVKGLMDAKIDVSKDKNMALVSSMKDMSMQIIKENPNIPSEASFAIKNIESPTFLVNFIASNLSSEVEKKQEMLEVNSISERIELVLEQLSYEIKMLNMKNEINSKVKLDMDRQQREYFLNQQMRTIQDELGGNPVENEINEFKKRAANKKWDKKVKKAFEKELVKLSRMNPQAAEYSVQLNYIDLILELPWSDFSKDNFNLKRAQKILDRDHFGLEKVKERILEHLAVLKLKGDMKSPILCLYGPPGVGKTSLGKSVAEALGRKYVRMSLGGLHDESEIRGHRRTYIGAMPGRIIQNLKKATTANPVFVLDEIDKIGTSHQGDPSSALLEVLDPEQNSHFNDNFVELDFDLSKVLFIATANSLSTIQAPLRDRMEIIEVNGYTIEEKIEIAKRHLIPKQIEAHGITAKDISIPTKVLEKVVEEYTAESGVRGLEKRIAKLVRNRAKQIAIGEKFTAKISEKDLLDILGPAHSKDKYIGNEYAGVVTGLAWTQIGGDILNIETSLTKGKGKLTLTGSLGDVMKESAVLAHQYLKAHADEIGLKQELFDNWDVHLHVPEGATPKDGPSAGITMLTAVASAFTQRKIKANLAMTGEITLRGAVLPVGGIKEKILAAKRANIKEIILSDKNQKDINDIEAKYLKGMKFHYVKHMSEVLKIALLKQKVANAKEIK is encoded by the coding sequence ATGTCTGACAAATTTGAAGTAGACTTTTTTGACTTAACAAACATTATAGATCAAGACTCAGAATTTATCCCTTTGATCTCTGAAGAAGAAGAGGATAACATGAACCGTGAAGAAGTACCTGATGTACTATCAATTTTACCTTTACGAAATAATGTCTTATTCCCGGGAGTTGTGATTCCTATTACAGTAGGAAGAGATAAATCCATAAAACTTATTGAAGATGCTTATAACACCAACAAAACGATAGGTGTTGTGGCACAAAAAAAGGCCTCAATTGAAGATCCTGATATTTTAGATTTCAATAAAATTGGGACAGTTGCACATATCATTAAGCGACTTAAAATGCCTGATGGATCTACAACTGTTATTATTCAAGGAAAAAGAAGATTTGAAGTAGGAGACTTTGTTCAAACAGACCCTTATTTTAAGGCAGAGGTGAAAGGATTGATGGATGCAAAAATTGACGTTAGCAAGGACAAAAACATGGCCCTTGTTTCTTCTATGAAAGATATGTCAATGCAGATAATAAAGGAAAATCCAAACATTCCTTCTGAGGCATCTTTCGCTATTAAAAACATAGAGAGCCCAACGTTTTTAGTAAACTTTATTGCGTCCAATTTGAGTAGTGAAGTTGAAAAGAAACAAGAAATGCTCGAGGTTAATTCAATTTCTGAAAGGATAGAATTAGTGTTGGAGCAATTATCTTATGAAATTAAGATGCTGAACATGAAAAACGAGATCAATTCAAAGGTCAAGTTAGACATGGATCGTCAGCAAAGAGAATATTTTCTAAATCAGCAAATGCGTACTATACAGGATGAACTTGGAGGCAATCCTGTTGAGAATGAAATCAATGAATTTAAAAAGCGCGCTGCTAATAAAAAGTGGGACAAAAAAGTAAAAAAGGCATTTGAAAAAGAACTGGTAAAGTTGAGTCGTATGAATCCTCAAGCGGCTGAATATTCAGTTCAATTAAATTATATCGATTTGATTTTGGAATTACCCTGGAGCGATTTTTCAAAGGATAACTTCAATTTAAAAAGAGCTCAAAAAATATTAGACAGAGATCACTTTGGATTAGAAAAAGTGAAAGAAAGAATTTTGGAACACCTTGCCGTTTTGAAACTAAAAGGTGATATGAAATCTCCAATTCTATGTTTATATGGACCTCCCGGAGTAGGTAAAACTTCATTAGGAAAATCTGTTGCAGAAGCCCTTGGACGTAAATACGTGAGAATGTCTCTTGGAGGTTTACATGATGAGTCTGAAATTAGAGGACATAGAAGAACATACATTGGTGCAATGCCCGGAAGAATAATTCAAAACCTGAAAAAAGCTACTACAGCCAATCCTGTTTTTGTACTGGATGAAATAGATAAAATTGGGACGAGTCATCAGGGAGATCCATCTTCAGCATTGCTAGAAGTTTTGGATCCAGAACAAAACTCACACTTCAACGACAATTTTGTTGAATTAGATTTTGACCTTTCTAAGGTATTGTTTATTGCTACAGCTAACAGTTTATCAACTATTCAGGCTCCACTAAGAGACAGAATGGAGATAATTGAAGTGAACGGATATACCATTGAGGAGAAAATTGAGATTGCAAAACGACACTTGATTCCAAAGCAAATTGAAGCACATGGAATTACAGCTAAAGACATTTCTATTCCAACTAAAGTACTTGAAAAAGTTGTAGAAGAATATACAGCAGAATCAGGAGTTAGAGGATTAGAGAAAAGAATTGCAAAATTGGTAAGAAACCGCGCCAAACAAATTGCAATTGGCGAAAAATTTACTGCAAAAATCTCAGAGAAAGATTTGTTAGATATTCTAGGACCTGCTCATTCAAAGGATAAATACATTGGCAACGAATATGCCGGAGTTGTAACAGGTTTAGCCTGGACACAAATTGGTGGAGATATCTTAAATATTGAAACAAGCTTAACAAAAGGTAAAGGAAAATTAACCCTTACCGGTAGTTTAGGAGATGTGATGAAAGAATCTGCAGTATTAGCGCATCAATATTTAAAAGCGCATGCAGATGAAATAGGACTCAAACAAGAATTATTTGACAATTGGGATGTTCATTTACATGTTCCTGAAGGGGCAACACCTAAGGATGGACCTTCTGCCGGAATTACTATGTTGACAGCTGTGGCTTCAGCTTTTACTCAAAGAAAAATAAAAGCTAATTTGGCAATGACGGGTGAAATAACTTTACGTGGAGCCGTTCTTCCTGTAGGTGGTATTAAAGAAAAGATATTAGCTGCAAAAAGAGCTAACATTAAGGAAATTATCTTGTCAGATAAAAACCAGAAAGACATTAACGACATAGAAGCTAAATACCTAAAAGGAATGAAGTTTCATTATGTAAAGCACATGTCTGAAGTATTGAAAATTGCCTTGCTAAAGCAAAAAGTTGCCAACGCCAAGGAGATAAAATAG
- a CDS encoding WG repeat-containing protein has protein sequence MKKLFVFILLVSPFLVSAQKIVKKGGDYFFYDFYNDDDVESDYDSIYKVAKDWYSAIHPDGNVHFFYHNYKLKDKALKIENSSLHYLWAEDDVIYASNTLGDVYYWDKTWHKVNDYFGVVVTKKYKKNSYALFDGRNNLTGYNFHKVNRVSLKGQPELLICESDSGFHFYSKEGKLIYPHVASRYTIEGNQYHEGKERIVMWFEDGTNGIFSPDKEIYILPNKFFKPFHSIYSSLDDLNIASPNSDVWMKLASMADDYEGGYYFPFERWTELPYYPIVDKESNKVGLIDLKGEQKLGFEYDQIFVYQVPDQLMHFIVTNKGGQFEILNSDLEVDMMLDIDEWVSFGYAYGYSSSDTKAWLRKGDEYYMWDVITKEKAELNEKYNGYMRAIQNHDGEFALFDEYSGIMMKPFEPRIIYDKFGYMYPEFEDDKVKFYNNKNEAVYPYAVTAVIPSYTPGMYLAIDGDKAGLFSNIDLSFVPLSESFKKLNDFNIDGGAANRRLDVSYLIECNGKVGVINYRNDTLLQPIYDSAMYSWYYEDYKNYNPENYKYMNEIGWIGSDCYITNKSHDKTLMVKKGKPVAMNADSYIFLNKKKFIVYDKATLSVTKDYNFGGEKKESVIIRDFGNPKMSGLVNPEGEIVIPLSDTYIWKREEDYDNFKYFQITKFDGDDSYEGIYSISGKELIAPKYQSVYNMYQKEFRYFFLVKDENKMYGIIKVDPDTEQATWIVDISLTDYRYDRKTGKMNITYANGEKAVLKPDGSIEK, from the coding sequence ATGAAAAAACTCTTTGTATTTATTTTGTTAGTTTCTCCATTTCTTGTTTCGGCACAGAAAATCGTTAAGAAGGGAGGAGATTATTTCTTTTATGACTTTTATAATGATGATGATGTAGAGTCTGATTACGATTCTATTTATAAAGTAGCTAAGGACTGGTATTCTGCTATTCACCCGGACGGAAACGTTCATTTCTTTTATCACAATTATAAGTTAAAAGATAAGGCACTGAAAATTGAGAATTCTTCTCTGCATTATCTGTGGGCTGAGGATGACGTCATCTATGCATCAAATACTTTAGGAGATGTCTACTATTGGGATAAAACATGGCACAAAGTCAATGATTATTTTGGTGTGGTCGTTACTAAAAAATACAAGAAAAACAGTTACGCATTATTTGATGGAAGAAATAACCTGACAGGATATAATTTTCACAAAGTAAATAGAGTTTCATTAAAAGGACAGCCAGAATTACTTATTTGCGAGTCAGATAGCGGATTTCATTTTTATTCAAAAGAAGGTAAATTGATATATCCTCATGTAGCAAGCAGATATACCATTGAAGGAAATCAATATCATGAAGGAAAAGAAAGAATTGTAATGTGGTTTGAAGATGGGACAAATGGTATTTTTTCTCCTGATAAAGAAATTTATATTTTACCCAATAAATTCTTTAAGCCTTTCCATTCAATATATTCATCACTAGATGATCTCAATATAGCTTCACCAAATAGTGACGTTTGGATGAAATTGGCGAGTATGGCTGATGATTACGAAGGAGGTTATTATTTTCCTTTTGAAAGATGGACTGAATTGCCTTATTATCCTATAGTTGATAAAGAGTCTAATAAAGTTGGTTTAATAGATTTAAAAGGTGAACAAAAATTGGGATTTGAATATGATCAAATCTTTGTTTATCAGGTTCCTGATCAGCTAATGCATTTTATCGTTACAAATAAAGGCGGGCAATTTGAAATTTTAAATAGTGACTTGGAAGTGGATATGATGTTGGATATTGATGAATGGGTTTCATTTGGATATGCATACGGATACAGCAGTAGTGATACAAAAGCTTGGCTTAGAAAAGGAGATGAATATTATATGTGGGATGTAATCACCAAAGAAAAAGCTGAATTAAATGAAAAGTATAATGGTTACATGAGGGCCATTCAAAATCATGATGGAGAATTTGCTCTATTTGATGAATACTCCGGAATAATGATGAAGCCATTTGAACCTAGAATTATCTATGATAAATTCGGATATATGTACCCAGAATTTGAAGACGATAAAGTAAAGTTTTACAACAATAAAAATGAAGCCGTTTATCCATATGCTGTAACCGCAGTAATTCCATCATACACTCCAGGAATGTATTTGGCGATTGATGGTGACAAAGCCGGTTTGTTTTCAAATATAGATTTGTCTTTTGTGCCTTTAAGTGAGTCATTTAAAAAACTCAATGATTTTAACATTGATGGAGGAGCAGCCAATAGAAGATTAGATGTTTCATACTTGATTGAATGCAATGGTAAAGTTGGGGTGATTAATTATAGAAACGATACTTTGCTTCAACCAATTTATGACTCGGCAATGTATTCATGGTACTATGAAGATTACAAAAACTATAATCCTGAGAATTATAAATACATGAATGAAATTGGATGGATTGGAAGTGACTGCTATATCACCAATAAATCACATGACAAAACCTTAATGGTGAAAAAAGGAAAACCAGTGGCAATGAATGCGGATTCATATATATTCCTTAATAAGAAGAAGTTTATTGTATATGATAAGGCTACACTTAGTGTTACAAAAGATTACAATTTTGGAGGTGAGAAGAAAGAAAGTGTCATAATACGAGATTTTGGAAACCCTAAAATGTCAGGTTTAGTAAATCCGGAAGGAGAAATAGTAATTCCGTTAAGTGATACATATATCTGGAAAAGAGAAGAAGATTATGACAATTTTAAATATTTCCAGATAACAAAATTTGATGGGGATGATTCATATGAGGGAATATATTCTATATCCGGAAAAGAATTGATTGCTCCAAAATATCAGAGTGTTTATAACATGTATCAAAAAGAATTTAGATACTTCTTTCTTGTTAAAGATGAGAATAAAATGTATGGAATAATCAAAGTAGATCCTGATACAGAGCAAGCTACCTGGATAGTAGATATTTCTTTAACGGATTATCGATACGATAGAAAAACGGGAAAAATGAACATTACTTATGCCAATGGTGAAAAGGCTGTTTTAAAACCGGATGGCAGTATTGAAAAATAA
- a CDS encoding GNAT family N-acetyltransferase: MIVERIKPDEIEKFIELREIFIEVFKSDAPALNEQQYAQLRDNRNFVVVGATVGFELVGGLTAYLVPNYYKGGLDLFIYDIAVKTEHQRKGVGIELLKFTKNFCLEHGIKEMYVAAEDNDEQALSYYRKTDAEEIGARFFIYKFD; this comes from the coding sequence GTGATAGTAGAAAGAATCAAACCAGATGAAATTGAAAAGTTCATAGAACTCCGTGAAATTTTCATTGAAGTATTTAAGTCTGATGCACCGGCATTAAATGAACAACAGTATGCTCAATTAAGAGATAATAGGAACTTCGTTGTAGTTGGAGCCACAGTGGGCTTTGAGTTAGTTGGTGGTTTAACAGCTTATCTGGTACCTAATTACTACAAAGGAGGTTTAGATCTATTTATCTATGACATTGCGGTTAAAACTGAACATCAAAGAAAAGGAGTAGGTATTGAATTATTAAAGTTTACCAAGAATTTTTGCCTGGAACACGGAATTAAAGAGATGTACGTGGCGGCAGAAGACAATGACGAACAAGCCTTATCCTATTATAGAAAAACAGACGCCGAAGAAATAGGCGCCCGTTTTTTTATCTATAAATTTGATTAA
- a CDS encoding antibiotic biosynthesis monooxygenase family protein, whose product MFAKTPTPPYYAVIFTSVLKDGAEDYHVNAIEMFQLASKQEGFLGAESARSEIGITVSYWKDLASIESWKNNLQHKAIKERGKKDWYVKHIARIALVEKEY is encoded by the coding sequence ATGTTTGCTAAAACTCCAACTCCTCCTTATTATGCCGTAATATTTACATCTGTTTTAAAAGATGGGGCAGAAGATTATCATGTAAACGCCATTGAAATGTTTCAATTGGCTAGCAAACAAGAAGGCTTTTTAGGTGCTGAATCAGCCAGGAGCGAAATAGGGATTACAGTCTCATATTGGAAGGATTTAGCCTCAATTGAAAGCTGGAAAAATAATCTTCAACACAAGGCAATCAAAGAACGAGGTAAAAAAGACTGGTATGTAAAACATATCGCCAGAATAGCTTTGGTTGAAAAAGAATATTAA
- the smpB gene encoding SsrA-binding protein SmpB, with protein MSKVDIKNKRAKFEYEFLDDFVAGIVLTGTEIKSIRNNKASITEAYCVFVKEELYIRNMHIAEYDKGSYNNHKPNRDRKLLLQRTELRKLQRKLKDQGLTIIASKLFISENNLAKLNIHLARGKKLHDKREDLKSKDTKRDLDRAMKRH; from the coding sequence ATGTCAAAAGTGGATATCAAAAATAAAAGAGCAAAGTTCGAGTACGAATTTTTAGACGACTTTGTAGCGGGTATTGTGCTTACTGGTACAGAAATAAAGAGTATCAGAAATAACAAAGCAAGTATCACAGAGGCTTACTGCGTATTTGTAAAAGAAGAACTTTACATCAGAAATATGCACATTGCCGAGTATGACAAAGGTTCATACAACAACCACAAACCCAATAGAGACAGAAAATTATTGTTGCAAAGAACTGAATTAAGAAAATTGCAACGCAAACTTAAAGATCAAGGTTTGACAATAATTGCTTCTAAGTTGTTTATCAGTGAAAACAATTTAGCAAAACTCAATATTCACCTTGCGCGCGGTAAAAAGTTGCACGACAAACGTGAAGATTTGAAATCAAAGGATACAAAGAGAGATTTGGATCGCGCTATGAAAAGGCATTAA
- a CDS encoding YqgE/AlgH family protein, with protein MLDLNVYNSLAPKKGRLLITEPFLENEFFQRAVILLCEHNEEGTFGFVLNNYVDIELSEFEGMPEFDTKISKGGPVSTKNLYYIHTLGDALPGSIQITGKLYAGGDFEILKEMIASNQVAHNQIRFFLGYSGWVEKQLEGELKHNSWLVSDIKNIDDIMDVDYNSIWNDYMESMGGKYKAFAHFPKDASLN; from the coding sequence ATGCTGGATTTGAATGTATACAATTCATTAGCGCCTAAAAAAGGTAGACTGTTAATCACAGAACCTTTTCTGGAAAACGAATTTTTCCAGCGAGCAGTTATTTTGCTGTGTGAGCACAATGAAGAAGGTACTTTCGGTTTTGTCCTCAACAATTATGTAGATATTGAACTATCAGAATTTGAAGGGATGCCTGAGTTTGATACAAAAATATCTAAAGGAGGCCCTGTTAGCACCAAAAACCTATATTACATACATACACTTGGAGATGCTTTACCGGGAAGTATTCAAATCACAGGTAAACTATATGCCGGAGGTGATTTTGAAATTCTCAAAGAAATGATTGCCAGTAATCAAGTAGCCCACAATCAAATAAGATTTTTCTTAGGCTATTCTGGCTGGGTAGAAAAACAATTGGAAGGAGAATTAAAACACAACTCCTGGTTAGTTTCAGATATCAAAAACATTGATGACATCATGGATGTTGATTACAACAGTATTTGGAATGACTATATGGAGAGCATGGGTGGCAAATACAAAGCATTTGCTCACTTTCCTAAAGATGCCTCTTTGAACTAG
- a CDS encoding glycosyltransferase family 4 protein: MRIAINTRFLLKSKMEGFGWFTYETVKRIVIAHPEHEFYFFFDRKYDNSFIFAKNVTPVVLNPPTRTAVLIKYWFNISVPKALKKYKIDLFFSPDGFLSLKTDIPQIGVMHDLNFEHYPNDLPGKYLRFYKKYFPQFAEKAIHLLTVSKYSKQDIIEQYDINPDKITVAYNGANDAFKPLSTEEVQSVKQKYSSGVDYFVFVGALHARKNVPRLFEAFDLYKKNSQSDFKLIVVGEKLWKDEALENAYSKMQFKGDVIFTGHLSLDELTKVVASAKSLVFPSYFEGFGIPVVEAMKAGCPVICSNKTSLPEVAGDAAILFDPFSVEDMANAMNEIDANEILRTELIAKGTEQAKKFNWDKTAEKVWESISMCLHAKF, from the coding sequence GTGCGAATTGCGATTAATACCAGATTCTTGCTGAAAAGCAAAATGGAGGGTTTCGGTTGGTTTACCTACGAAACCGTTAAAAGAATTGTCATTGCCCACCCTGAGCACGAGTTCTATTTTTTCTTTGATCGCAAATATGACAACTCATTTATTTTTGCAAAAAATGTCACTCCGGTAGTATTAAATCCGCCAACAAGGACTGCTGTTTTAATAAAGTATTGGTTCAATATTTCTGTACCTAAAGCATTAAAAAAGTATAAGATAGATTTGTTCTTTTCTCCGGATGGATTTTTATCACTAAAAACTGATATACCACAAATCGGAGTGATGCACGATTTGAATTTTGAACATTATCCCAACGATTTGCCGGGTAAATATTTGAGATTTTATAAGAAGTATTTTCCTCAATTCGCTGAAAAAGCCATTCATTTATTAACTGTTTCAAAGTACTCAAAACAAGATATAATAGAACAGTACGATATAAATCCTGATAAAATAACTGTAGCATATAATGGAGCAAATGATGCTTTTAAACCACTTTCAACAGAAGAAGTCCAAAGTGTAAAGCAAAAATATTCCAGTGGAGTAGATTATTTTGTTTTTGTGGGAGCATTACACGCTCGTAAAAATGTTCCTCGCCTTTTTGAAGCTTTTGATTTGTACAAGAAAAATAGTCAAAGCGATTTTAAGTTGATTGTTGTTGGAGAAAAGCTTTGGAAGGATGAGGCTTTAGAAAATGCATATAGCAAAATGCAGTTCAAAGGTGATGTGATTTTTACAGGACATTTATCCTTAGATGAGTTAACCAAAGTTGTAGCTTCTGCAAAATCACTGGTTTTTCCTTCTTATTTTGAAGGATTCGGAATTCCTGTAGTAGAAGCAATGAAAGCGGGATGTCCTGTTATTTGTTCAAATAAAACATCACTGCCAGAAGTTGCAGGAGATGCAGCCATTTTATTTGACCCTTTTTCAGTAGAAGATATGGCCAACGCCATGAATGAAATTGATGCCAATGAAATTTTGCGAACTGAATTGATAGCTAAGGGAACTGAACAGGCAAAGAAATTCAATTGGGATAAAACAGCTGAAAAAGTTTGGGAATCCATTTCCATGTGTTTACATGCGAAGTTCTGA
- a CDS encoding FkbM family methyltransferase, protein MKNFIKYILQSLLGYKRYLFVFARYKINNLKSDRKEKDFFAFLNAIEKEGDLLDVGANIGIMTIHLAQKFPNRKIYSIEPVPSNIEVLYKVIAKYKVKNVEVITSAVGNKDGEEVSMILPEQGKVKMQGLAHIKHDSITEWNDGIEFKVKSETLDTLFTGIKIVGIKMDIENYESFALEGAQKLISAHQPVIYLELWDNDNRTKCFDTLLNLGYSAFVNSESGLKPFDPKTDHKQNFIFVHQADQ, encoded by the coding sequence ATGAAGAATTTTATCAAATACATATTGCAGTCATTGCTTGGGTATAAGCGATATCTATTTGTCTTCGCAAGATATAAAATCAATAATCTGAAATCTGACCGTAAAGAAAAGGATTTCTTCGCCTTTTTAAATGCTATTGAAAAAGAAGGTGATTTATTAGATGTTGGTGCCAATATTGGGATTATGACAATACACCTGGCTCAAAAATTCCCAAATAGAAAAATCTATTCTATTGAGCCCGTTCCCTCAAATATTGAAGTTTTATATAAAGTAATTGCTAAGTACAAGGTGAAAAATGTTGAGGTGATCACATCTGCAGTGGGAAATAAAGATGGAGAAGAAGTGTCTATGATTTTACCTGAACAAGGCAAAGTAAAAATGCAAGGGCTGGCGCATATTAAACATGATTCAATCACTGAATGGAATGATGGAATAGAGTTTAAGGTAAAATCTGAAACATTGGATACCCTATTTACAGGGATCAAAATTGTCGGGATCAAAATGGACATTGAGAATTATGAATCTTTTGCACTGGAAGGTGCACAAAAACTGATTTCAGCACATCAACCGGTAATTTATCTTGAATTGTGGGACAATGACAATAGAACCAAATGTTTCGATACACTTCTGAATCTGGGGTATAGTGCATTTGTAAATAGTGAATCAGGTTTAAAACCATTTGATCCAAAAACAGATCACAAACAAAACTTCATTTTTGTTCATCAAGCCGATCAATAA